The following proteins are co-located in the Flavobacterium sp. CECT 9288 genome:
- a CDS encoding type IX secretion system membrane protein PorP/SprF, whose product MKTKLVVVMVLLLSGIVNAQQDAQFTQYMYNSININPAYAGSRQSMNIFALHRTQWVGLDGAPVTNTASINTPINDTKLGLGVSIINDRIGPSDESNLAVDFSYYINTSEDFKLSFGLKASANLLNVNFDKLNQYDPNDYSFENNIDNKFSPNIGVGLYWYSDKTYVGLSVPNLLETEHFDKYAGVGANSYIARERVNYYLTAGHVFDLDYNLKFKPAMMTKMVQGAPLQVDLSANFLFNDKFTVGAAYRWSAALSAMVGFQVSDSWFIGYAYDMETTRLANYNSGSHEIFLRYEIFKRYNKITSPRFF is encoded by the coding sequence ATGAAGACAAAATTAGTAGTAGTAATGGTACTCTTACTCTCGGGTATAGTAAATGCCCAGCAAGATGCTCAGTTTACACAGTACATGTACAATTCGATCAATATAAATCCAGCCTATGCAGGTTCGCGTCAGTCCATGAATATTTTTGCCCTACACCGCACCCAGTGGGTAGGGCTAGATGGGGCACCAGTAACTAATACTGCCTCTATTAATACTCCTATCAATGATACTAAACTAGGCCTAGGAGTATCAATCATAAATGACAGGATAGGGCCATCTGATGAGAGCAATCTAGCAGTTGATTTTTCATACTACATCAATACCTCAGAAGACTTCAAACTCTCCTTTGGATTAAAAGCCTCAGCAAATCTATTGAATGTCAATTTTGATAAGTTGAATCAGTATGATCCTAATGACTATAGTTTTGAGAATAACATAGACAATAAGTTTTCACCTAATATAGGAGTGGGACTTTATTGGTACTCAGATAAAACCTATGTGGGTCTTTCAGTTCCTAACTTGTTAGAGACAGAGCATTTTGATAAATACGCAGGAGTAGGAGCCAATTCTTATATTGCACGAGAACGCGTAAACTATTACTTAACAGCCGGTCACGTATTTGATTTAGATTATAATTTAAAATTCAAACCAGCCATGATGACTAAGATGGTTCAAGGTGCTCCACTACAAGTAGATTTATCGGCTAACTTCTTGTTTAATGACAAGTTTACAGTAGGAGCTGCTTACCGCTGGAGTGCTGCATTGAGTGCCATGGTAGGCTTTCAGGTATCAGACTCTTGGTTTATTGGGTATGCATACGATATGGAAACCACACGACTGGCTAATTACAATTCAGGGTCACATGAAATATTTCTTCGTTACGAAATATTCAAACGATATAACAAAATCACATCACCTAGATTCTTTTAA
- a CDS encoding OmpA family protein, producing MKLSAKHFGCCVVFLVSTVMGYAQKKGVAIADKNFDNYSYVDAIATYEKVAEKGYKDEKMFQKLGDSYFFIANLIKAEKWYSALFAMNPVQEAEYYYRYSQSLKAVGNYAKADKMLEQFISKSATDQRGKLFASQRDYLKDIKENSGKYEIFDAGINSPYSDYGSAYYNNTLLFASARDTGGVAKKVFKWNNESFTNLYSSQISTDGSVGKPEVFNKNINSRFHESTPVFTKDGQTMYFTRNNYLNGKKQKDSRRIILLKLYKATNENGKWVNVQELPFNSNEYSVAHPALSVDEKTLYFASDMPGTKGLSDLFKVSVNANGTYGTPENLGLPINTEARETFPFISADNKMYFASDGHPGLGGLDVFVMDLSSKTPGSTITNIGTPINSTQDDFSFVIDAENKKGFVTSNREGGLGSDDIYRFNKFPVPVCNQVLQGIIKDQDTDLVLANAKVSLFDANFNLIKEITTPSSGAYSFEVTCGTTYYLRGEKPEYETKENKIVIAKVSGATQGPLALEPRKKVIEVGTDLAKTLDIPILYFDLDKSFIRKDAAFELEKVLAVMQQYPKMTIDIRSHTDCRQTAAYNQALSDRRAKSTKAWLIKNGIAANRLTAKGYGESQLVNDCGCEPTNQSNCTEAQHQANRRSEFIVISMQ from the coding sequence ATGAAATTAAGCGCCAAACATTTCGGATGCTGTGTAGTTTTTTTAGTGTCAACAGTAATGGGGTATGCCCAAAAAAAAGGAGTTGCAATTGCGGATAAAAACTTCGATAATTATTCTTACGTTGATGCCATAGCTACCTATGAGAAAGTAGCAGAGAAAGGATATAAAGACGAGAAAATGTTTCAAAAACTGGGAGACTCCTATTTCTTTATAGCCAATTTGATCAAGGCAGAGAAATGGTATTCTGCTCTTTTTGCGATGAACCCAGTTCAAGAAGCCGAGTATTACTACAGGTATTCCCAATCGTTAAAAGCCGTAGGCAACTATGCTAAGGCCGATAAAATGCTAGAACAGTTCATTTCCAAATCAGCCACAGACCAGCGAGGGAAACTCTTTGCGAGTCAGCGTGATTACTTAAAAGACATCAAGGAAAACTCAGGGAAATATGAAATATTTGATGCCGGAATCAACTCCCCTTACTCTGATTATGGAAGCGCTTACTACAACAATACCCTACTTTTTGCATCGGCGCGCGATACAGGCGGAGTAGCTAAAAAAGTGTTCAAGTGGAACAATGAATCCTTCACTAACTTGTACAGCTCCCAGATCAGTACAGATGGTAGTGTGGGTAAACCAGAGGTGTTTAATAAAAACATCAACAGTAGGTTTCATGAGTCAACACCTGTTTTTACCAAAGATGGCCAAACCATGTACTTCACGCGTAATAATTACCTAAACGGGAAAAAGCAAAAAGACAGCAGACGTATTATATTATTAAAACTCTACAAGGCCACGAACGAAAATGGAAAATGGGTCAATGTACAAGAGCTACCTTTTAACAGTAATGAGTACAGTGTAGCGCATCCAGCGCTGAGTGTAGACGAGAAAACTTTGTATTTTGCATCAGACATGCCAGGTACCAAGGGATTGTCAGATCTTTTTAAAGTAAGCGTCAATGCTAATGGCACCTACGGGACACCAGAGAATTTAGGATTGCCTATCAACACAGAGGCAAGAGAAACCTTTCCTTTTATCTCAGCAGACAATAAAATGTACTTTGCCAGTGATGGCCACCCAGGACTAGGAGGGTTAGATGTGTTTGTGATGGATTTATCATCAAAAACTCCTGGTAGTACCATAACAAACATAGGTACACCTATAAACAGTACCCAAGATGATTTTTCATTTGTGATTGATGCAGAGAATAAAAAAGGATTTGTAACCTCTAATAGAGAGGGTGGGTTAGGATCTGATGACATCTATAGATTCAATAAATTTCCTGTTCCTGTTTGTAATCAAGTACTTCAAGGAATAATAAAGGATCAAGATACAGATTTAGTCTTGGCCAATGCCAAGGTAAGTTTGTTTGACGCGAATTTTAATTTGATTAAAGAAATCACCACTCCATCATCAGGAGCCTACAGCTTTGAGGTAACATGCGGAACCACATATTATTTACGTGGCGAAAAGCCAGAGTATGAAACCAAAGAGAATAAGATTGTAATAGCAAAAGTATCTGGAGCAACACAAGGTCCATTGGCCTTAGAGCCAAGAAAAAAAGTTATTGAAGTAGGTACAGACTTAGCTAAGACCTTGGATATTCCAATACTTTATTTTGATTTAGACAAGTCATTTATTCGAAAAGATGCGGCATTTGAGCTAGAAAAAGTATTAGCAGTGATGCAACAATACCCAAAGATGACCATCGATATTAGATCCCATACAGATTGCAGACAAACCGCAGCATACAACCAAGCACTATCTGATAGAAGAGCTAAATCAACGAAAGCATGGTTGATCAAAAACGGTATAGCTGCAAATAGATTAACAGCAAAAGGATACGGTGAATCACAACTTGTAAACGATTGCGGATGTGAACCTACGAACCAATCAAACTGTACAGAGGCACAACATCAAGCCAATAGAAGAAGTGAGTTTATTGTTATATCGATGCAATAA
- a CDS encoding DUF3810 domain-containing protein — translation MYPVLSQFLRTILGRVPFSIGDCLYFILILCVLRWFWNNRKTYRSQSKNSLLSILSFTSVLYFLFHLLWALNYYREPLFEKMKIKNEYTDGDLLVFTKMIIAKTNAIQYNITTSKALKVSIPYTQEQIFKKSLNGYHAIAKKHSFFKFNTLSTKKSLFSLPLTYMGFGGYLNPFTNEAQVNDLVPLYGFPMTVNHEMAHQMGYASESECNFIGFLACVENEDTYIQYSGYSMALRYCLGNWQIRDEGIYKQLLKTIHPGVLKNYKESEQFWKQYDTFIDKGFHAFYDQFLKINQQKDGMESYSKFVNLMVNYSKTHTL, via the coding sequence ATGTATCCTGTATTATCTCAGTTCTTGCGCACAATCTTAGGAAGGGTTCCTTTTTCAATTGGTGATTGTCTTTATTTTATTTTGATTCTTTGCGTTTTGAGATGGTTTTGGAACAACCGAAAAACTTATAGATCCCAGTCGAAAAATTCACTTTTAAGTATACTGAGTTTTACATCTGTACTTTACTTTTTATTTCATTTGCTCTGGGCACTCAACTACTACCGTGAACCGCTTTTTGAAAAAATGAAAATTAAAAACGAATACACTGATGGCGATTTACTTGTTTTTACAAAAATGATTATCGCAAAAACGAATGCTATTCAATATAACATTACCACTAGCAAGGCTTTAAAAGTTTCCATTCCGTACACACAAGAACAAATTTTTAAAAAGAGCTTGAACGGTTATCATGCCATTGCAAAAAAGCATTCTTTTTTTAAATTCAACACTCTTAGCACCAAAAAATCATTATTTAGTCTACCCTTGACCTACATGGGATTTGGAGGTTATTTAAATCCTTTTACAAATGAGGCTCAGGTAAATGATCTCGTACCGCTTTATGGTTTTCCTATGACTGTAAATCACGAGATGGCTCACCAAATGGGTTATGCTAGTGAAAGTGAATGTAATTTCATTGGATTCCTAGCTTGTGTTGAAAATGAAGATACGTATATCCAATATTCCGGCTACAGTATGGCTTTACGCTATTGTCTAGGAAATTGGCAAATACGAGATGAAGGCATTTACAAACAACTACTAAAAACCATACATCCCGGTGTTTTAAAAAACTACAAAGAAAGTGAGCAATTCTGGAAGCAATACGACACCTTTATTGACAAAGGTTTTCATGCTTTCTATGACCAATTCTTGAAGATCAATCAACAAAAAGACGGCATGGAAAGCTATAGTAAGTTTGTAAATTTGATGGTGAATTACAGTAAAACACATACCCTATAA
- a CDS encoding aminoacyl-histidine dipeptidase has protein sequence MSQEIRNLEPKALWSKFADLNAVPRPSKKEDRVIAFMKNFGESLGLETFEDQIRNVIIRKPATPGMENRKAIVLQGHLDMVHQKNGETVFDFDTQGIDMYVDGDWVRAQGTTLGADNGLGVAAIMAVLESKDIPHPAIEALFTIDEETGMTGALNLKGGVLQGQILLNLDTEEDDEIDIGCAGGIDVTATAEYDEEETPEGSVGYTITVKGLQGGHSGMDIHKGLGNANKIMNRLLFDGFDNFGLQISEIKGGSLRNAIPRESVAKVIIAEVYDEAFVFDMQQIVNEIKTELKTTEPNLEVVFEKLETTPAKVMPSIAQFYFVRAMYTAHNGVYSMSADFENLVETSNNIAKVVLGDGQLSVQCLTRSSVETSKFDLANGLRSAFELMGCEVEFSGSYPGWTPNSKSEILDVLVPLYEKQNGEKPRVVACHAGLECGILGTNYPEMDMISFGPTIHGAHSPDERASISSSQKFWKFFVEILANIPVK, from the coding sequence ATGAGTCAAGAAATAAGAAATCTAGAGCCAAAAGCACTTTGGAGTAAGTTTGCGGATTTAAATGCAGTGCCAAGGCCTTCTAAAAAAGAGGATCGTGTGATTGCTTTCATGAAAAATTTTGGCGAAAGCCTAGGACTTGAAACTTTTGAAGATCAAATTCGAAATGTAATCATAAGAAAACCGGCTACTCCAGGTATGGAAAACCGTAAAGCAATTGTGCTTCAAGGACATTTAGATATGGTGCATCAAAAAAATGGAGAAACTGTTTTTGATTTTGATACACAAGGAATAGACATGTATGTTGATGGTGACTGGGTTCGTGCTCAAGGTACTACTTTAGGTGCTGACAACGGTTTGGGAGTTGCTGCTATCATGGCTGTTTTAGAAAGTAAAGATATTCCTCATCCAGCTATTGAGGCCTTGTTTACTATAGATGAAGAAACAGGAATGACTGGAGCTCTTAACCTAAAAGGTGGTGTTTTACAGGGACAAATCTTACTGAATTTAGATACAGAGGAAGATGATGAAATTGATATTGGTTGTGCTGGTGGAATAGATGTTACAGCTACTGCAGAGTATGATGAAGAGGAAACTCCTGAAGGTTCTGTGGGGTATACCATTACCGTGAAAGGATTGCAAGGAGGTCATTCTGGTATGGATATTCATAAAGGTTTGGGCAATGCCAATAAAATAATGAACCGTTTATTGTTTGATGGTTTTGATAATTTTGGGTTGCAAATCTCCGAAATAAAAGGAGGAAGTTTGCGCAATGCAATTCCAAGAGAAAGTGTAGCGAAAGTAATAATTGCCGAGGTGTATGACGAAGCATTTGTGTTTGACATGCAGCAAATTGTAAACGAAATAAAAACCGAACTAAAAACTACGGAGCCAAATCTAGAAGTTGTTTTTGAAAAATTAGAAACAACACCTGCTAAGGTTATGCCGTCAATTGCTCAGTTTTATTTTGTGAGAGCTATGTATACTGCTCATAATGGAGTGTACAGCATGAGTGCTGATTTTGAAAATCTAGTTGAAACTTCAAATAATATTGCAAAAGTAGTTTTAGGAGATGGACAACTTTCGGTACAATGTTTAACACGATCTTCTGTAGAGACTTCAAAATTTGATTTGGCAAATGGGTTGCGTTCTGCATTTGAATTAATGGGTTGTGAAGTTGAATTTTCAGGTTCTTATCCTGGATGGACTCCAAATTCTAAATCGGAAATTTTAGATGTTTTGGTTCCTCTTTATGAAAAGCAAAACGGTGAAAAACCAAGAGTGGTAGCCTGTCATGCAGGACTTGAATGCGGTATTTTAGGAACAAATTATCCTGAGATGGATATGATTTCTTTTGGTCCAACAATTCATGGTGCACATTCACCTGATGAGAGAGCTAGTATTTCATCATCACAAAAATTCTGGAAATTTTTTGTAGAAATTTTAGCAAATATTCCAGTTAAATAA
- a CDS encoding carboxypeptidase-like regulatory domain-containing protein — protein MKYFVVFLFTVFSITAQSQVKEPSQKVDGIILSNTTKQPLSSVNIINVNKVRGATTDESGHFEIDVQVNDTLHITSLGFQSLRVRVTNDWIKNRSTKIQLTEKAIALEEVIIRPFNLTGYLEVDTKIIPVRENYRYSISGLTQGYEAGQVSPNAFGKVLGSIFNPADMLYNFFGKNPKELKKLKEMKKDDTVRKLLESKYDRETIAVLLGIDKDEIPEILQRCNYSDSFIKTANDLQIMDAISGCYEEYKILKKK, from the coding sequence ATGAAATATTTTGTAGTTTTTTTATTTACTGTATTCTCAATTACAGCACAATCTCAAGTCAAAGAACCTTCTCAAAAAGTAGATGGCATCATCCTTAGTAATACAACTAAACAACCTTTATCAAGCGTAAACATCATCAACGTAAATAAAGTACGTGGTGCCACAACCGATGAAAGCGGACATTTTGAGATTGATGTTCAAGTTAATGATACATTGCACATTACGAGTTTAGGTTTCCAATCCTTGAGAGTACGCGTAACAAATGACTGGATAAAAAACCGAAGTACTAAAATTCAACTTACAGAGAAAGCCATTGCGCTTGAAGAGGTTATCATTAGACCCTTTAACCTAACAGGGTATCTTGAAGTAGACACAAAAATCATTCCCGTGCGAGAGAATTACCGCTATAGTATTTCTGGATTAACACAAGGATATGAAGCAGGACAGGTATCACCTAATGCTTTTGGAAAAGTTCTAGGTTCCATATTTAATCCAGCGGATATGCTCTATAATTTTTTTGGTAAAAACCCAAAAGAGCTGAAGAAGTTAAAAGAAATGAAAAAGGATGATACCGTACGAAAATTACTGGAATCTAAATACGACCGCGAAACTATAGCTGTCCTTTTAGGCATTGACAAGGATGAAATCCCTGAAATTTTACAACGTTGTAATTACTCGGACTCCTTTATTAAAACGGCTAATGACCTACAAATAATGGATGCTATTAGTGGCTGTTATGAAGAATATAAGATATTAAAGAAAAAATAA
- a CDS encoding DEAD/DEAH box helicase, with translation MNKFEQLGLSESLLKAVLDLGFENPSEVQEKAIPLLLEKDTDMVALAQTGTGKTAAFGFPVIQKIDANNRNTQALILSPTRELCLQITNELKNYSKYEKGINVVAVYGGASITEQARDIKRGAQIIVATPGRMQDMINRGLVNISQINYCILDEADEMLNMGFYEDIVNILSTTPDDKNTWLFSATMPAEVARIGKQFMTDPIEITVGAKNSGSATVSHEFYLVNARDRYEALKRLADSNPDIFSVVFCRTKRDTQAVAEKLIEDGYSAAALHGDLSQAQRDGVMKSFRGRQIQMLVATDVAARGIDVDNITHVVNYQLPDEIETYNHRSGRTGRAGRLGTSIVIVTKSELRKISSIERIIKQKFEEKSIPSGIEICEIQLLHLANKIKDTEVDHEIDTYLPAINSVLEGLTKEELIKKMVSVEFNRFINYYKKNRDISTQSGERRERSDDRDGAPRENNNGGATRYFVNIGSRDNFDWMSLKDYLKETLDLGRDDVFKVDVKEGFSFFNTDPEHTDKVMEILNNVQLEGRRINVEISKNDGGGRRDHNGRNSGGGFGGRSSAPRREGNFAPRREGSGGFRSDRSSAPREGGFRSDRGAAPRREGGFSSDRSRSEGSSDRAPRRSESFGDAPRPRRPRRD, from the coding sequence ATGAATAAATTTGAACAATTAGGATTGAGTGAATCGTTACTGAAGGCGGTTTTAGATCTAGGATTTGAAAATCCGAGCGAAGTACAGGAGAAAGCGATTCCCCTATTATTGGAAAAAGATACAGATATGGTGGCGTTGGCTCAGACAGGGACAGGGAAAACGGCAGCTTTTGGTTTTCCAGTTATCCAAAAAATTGATGCTAACAACAGAAACACACAAGCATTAATTTTATCTCCAACACGCGAGTTGTGTTTGCAGATTACCAACGAACTTAAAAACTACTCTAAATACGAAAAAGGTATTAATGTAGTAGCCGTTTACGGAGGAGCTAGCATCACAGAACAAGCGAGAGACATAAAGAGAGGAGCACAAATTATTGTTGCAACTCCAGGAAGAATGCAAGACATGATTAATAGAGGTTTAGTAAACATTTCTCAAATTAACTATTGTATTCTTGACGAAGCTGACGAAATGTTGAACATGGGTTTTTACGAAGATATCGTAAACATCCTTTCTACTACGCCAGACGATAAAAACACATGGTTGTTTTCTGCAACAATGCCTGCTGAAGTAGCGCGTATTGGAAAACAATTCATGACTGATCCTATTGAAATTACAGTTGGAGCTAAAAATTCAGGTTCTGCTACAGTTTCTCACGAATTTTACCTAGTAAATGCACGTGACCGTTACGAAGCTTTGAAACGTTTGGCAGATTCTAACCCAGATATTTTCTCTGTAGTTTTTTGTCGTACCAAAAGAGATACACAAGCTGTAGCCGAAAAATTAATTGAAGACGGATACAGTGCTGCTGCATTACACGGTGATTTATCACAAGCACAACGTGATGGAGTTATGAAATCTTTCCGTGGTCGTCAAATACAAATGCTTGTTGCTACTGATGTAGCTGCTCGTGGTATTGATGTGGATAACATTACTCACGTAGTAAACTACCAATTACCTGATGAAATTGAAACGTACAACCACCGTTCTGGCCGTACTGGTCGTGCAGGTCGTTTAGGAACATCTATTGTAATTGTTACTAAAAGCGAATTGCGTAAAATTTCATCTATTGAAAGAATCATCAAGCAAAAATTTGAAGAAAAATCAATTCCATCTGGAATCGAAATTTGCGAGATTCAATTACTTCACTTAGCTAACAAAATTAAAGATACTGAGGTTGATCACGAAATTGATACGTACCTTCCAGCAATTAATAGTGTACTTGAAGGCTTAACAAAAGAAGAGTTAATCAAGAAAATGGTATCGGTAGAATTCAACCGTTTCATCAATTATTACAAGAAAAACAGAGACATTTCAACTCAATCAGGTGAAAGACGCGAAAGAAGTGATGATAGAGATGGTGCTCCAAGAGAAAACAACAATGGCGGAGCAACTCGTTATTTTGTAAACATCGGTTCTAGAGATAACTTTGACTGGATGTCATTAAAAGACTATTTAAAAGAAACATTAGACTTAGGTCGCGATGACGTTTTCAAAGTAGACGTAAAAGAAGGTTTCTCTTTCTTTAACACTGATCCTGAGCATACTGATAAAGTAATGGAAATATTGAATAACGTTCAACTAGAAGGACGCAGAATCAATGTTGAAATTTCTAAAAATGACGGTGGCGGAAGACGTGATCACAACGGAAGAAATTCTGGTGGTGGTTTTGGTGGAAGAAGCTCGGCTCCTAGAAGAGAAGGAAATTTTGCTCCAAGAAGAGAAGGTTCTGGCGGATTTAGAAGCGATAGAAGTTCAGCACCTAGAGAAGGTGGATTTAGAAGCGATAGAGGAGCAGCTCCAAGAAGAGAAGGTGGTTTTTCATCTGACAGATCTAGAAGCGAAGGTTCATCTGATAGAGCTCCTAGAAGATCAGAAAGCTTTGGTGATGCACCAAGACCAAGAAGACCAAGAAGAGACTAA
- a CDS encoding non-canonical purine NTP diphosphatase, producing the protein MKIVFASNNKNKIIELQSMLPKSVTILSLESIGCHEEIPETAPTIEGNAILKANYVTQKYGYDCFADDTGLEVLALDGAPGVYSARYAGEQRNPEDNMNLLLKNLTDKETRAAQFKTVIALNLNGEQHLFTGIAKGEITLEKIGNQGFGYDPIFQPEGFTETFAQLPLELKNEISHRGKATKQLLMHLSNKS; encoded by the coding sequence ATGAAAATAGTTTTTGCGTCTAATAACAAAAATAAAATTATAGAACTTCAAAGCATGCTTCCAAAAAGCGTAACTATACTGAGCCTTGAAAGCATAGGATGCCATGAAGAAATTCCAGAAACAGCCCCTACAATTGAAGGGAATGCCATTTTAAAAGCAAATTATGTAACTCAAAAATACGGCTACGACTGTTTTGCAGATGATACAGGTCTTGAGGTACTAGCACTAGATGGTGCTCCAGGAGTTTACAGCGCCAGATATGCCGGTGAGCAACGTAATCCTGAAGACAATATGAACCTCTTATTAAAAAATTTAACAGATAAAGAAACTAGAGCAGCACAATTTAAAACCGTAATCGCTTTAAATTTAAACGGCGAACAACATTTATTTACTGGTATTGCCAAAGGAGAAATTACGTTAGAAAAAATTGGAAATCAAGGATTTGGCTACGATCCTATATTCCAACCAGAAGGATTTACCGAAACTTTTGCACAATTACCATTGGAACTAAAAAATGAAATCAGCCATAGAGGTAAGGCAACAAAACAACTATTAATGCATCTTAGCAACAAAAGTTAA
- a CDS encoding FMN-binding glutamate synthase family protein, translated as MRTKFFLFGFLSLLVSVIINIYFQKVYFLSFILLLILIIGVYNSVQTKHTILRNFPVLGYFRYLFESIAPEIQQYFIERNTDGKPFSRNERSLVYQRAKNLSATTAFGTQLHLNQPDYEGIKHSIFPVKVNEELPRVVVGGPDCKQPYSASLLNISAMSFGSLSENAIIALNNGAKKGDFYHNTGEGGLTEFHLQGGAIVWQIGTGYFGCRDKHGAFDVQKFSEKANLPSVKMIEIKLSQGAKPGHGGVLPASKNTPLIAKIRGVEPHTTILSPPSHSAFHDASGLIQFIKTLRTASNGKPIGFKLCIGITEEFEAICQEMIVQNCFPDFITVDGAEGGTGAAPLEFSDGVGMPLEPALIFVNKTLTQLHIKDKIKIISSGKIITGHAILRAIAMGADICNTARGFMFSLGCIQALKCNNNTCPTGVATQDKMLMKGLVVSDKSERVYHFHHNTLHAANELLAASGKSSFQDVDSSIFMRGDEFTKLSDLYFPDNLTRVSN; from the coding sequence ATGAGAACAAAATTTTTCCTTTTTGGTTTCCTTTCTTTGCTAGTAAGCGTGATCATAAACATCTATTTTCAAAAAGTATACTTTCTTAGTTTCATTTTATTATTAATACTAATTATTGGAGTTTACAACAGCGTTCAAACCAAGCATACCATATTAAGAAACTTTCCTGTTTTAGGATACTTTAGGTATTTATTTGAAAGTATAGCACCAGAAATACAACAATATTTCATAGAAAGAAATACCGATGGCAAGCCTTTTTCAAGAAATGAAAGATCATTAGTCTACCAAAGAGCAAAAAACTTAAGCGCTACAACAGCTTTTGGAACACAATTACATCTTAATCAACCCGATTACGAAGGCATCAAGCACTCCATATTCCCTGTAAAAGTTAATGAAGAGCTACCCCGAGTAGTTGTAGGAGGACCAGATTGTAAACAACCGTATTCAGCTTCTTTACTCAATATATCCGCGATGAGTTTTGGCTCTTTGAGCGAGAACGCAATCATTGCCCTTAATAATGGCGCAAAAAAAGGCGACTTTTATCATAACACAGGCGAAGGAGGTTTAACGGAATTCCATCTTCAAGGCGGAGCAATTGTTTGGCAAATAGGAACTGGATATTTTGGATGTAGAGATAAGCATGGAGCATTTGATGTTCAAAAATTTTCAGAAAAAGCAAATCTCCCATCTGTAAAAATGATAGAAATCAAACTATCACAAGGAGCTAAGCCCGGTCATGGCGGAGTACTTCCTGCAAGTAAAAACACTCCATTAATAGCTAAGATACGAGGCGTAGAACCGCATACGACTATTCTATCACCACCGAGCCACTCTGCTTTTCATGATGCAAGTGGTTTGATACAATTTATAAAAACACTTAGAACGGCATCAAATGGAAAACCCATTGGCTTTAAACTGTGCATTGGAATAACCGAAGAATTTGAAGCCATTTGTCAAGAAATGATAGTACAAAATTGTTTTCCAGACTTTATAACGGTTGATGGTGCAGAAGGCGGAACCGGTGCTGCACCACTAGAATTTTCTGACGGAGTTGGCATGCCATTAGAACCAGCGCTTATTTTTGTAAATAAAACATTGACTCAGCTCCATATAAAAGATAAAATAAAAATTATCTCTAGCGGAAAAATCATTACCGGTCATGCCATTTTAAGAGCCATTGCCATGGGAGCAGACATTTGCAATACTGCAAGAGGATTTATGTTCTCACTAGGATGTATTCAAGCCTTGAAATGCAACAATAATACTTGTCCAACAGGAGTAGCCACTCAGGATAAAATGCTAATGAAAGGATTAGTGGTAAGTGACAAGTCTGAAAGGGTTTATCATTTTCACCACAATACGTTACATGCTGCAAACGAACTTTTGGCAGCGTCAGGTAAATCTAGTTTTCAAGATGTTGACAGTAGCATTTTTATGCGTGGTGATGAGTTTACCAAATTATCTGATTTATATTTCCCTGATAATTTAACCCGAGTTTCAAATTAA